The Alnus glutinosa chromosome 3, dhAlnGlut1.1, whole genome shotgun sequence nucleotide sequence GGCCCAATGTTGGCGCCAACGAGGCCCAacactctgtttttttttttttgcgagtTTTCCCATTGAAGGGTAGGTAGCTTTGCTCTGAACAACAGCTCAAGATTGACAGTTAACAGCACTCTGATTCTACTGCACAGCCACACCAAACTCCATCTTCTATTTATCAAGAAAAGGCTCGTTAGTTATTTCCAAGCAAATATTCATAGCCATGGTatgctccctctctctctctctctctctctctctctctgtgtgtacGTGCATGAATCGTGACAGACACAAGAGAGACGTGTTTGTGGGTGTTTATGTTTTGGCCGTGGAAAGCATTGTGCTTCGATcgaatttgtgtgtgtgtgtgtgtgtttgattGTGGTTAATTTTGGTGTTGTTCTTGCATGCAGACTTTTTTCCCACTGATGCTTCGATCGGTAGCGAGGCTGGTGATACCGCTGGTGGATGAACCGGCGGCGTCGGTGAGCAGCATACTTTACTACAGCCGTCTGCTCCCACGGAATCTCAACTTGGAGCGATTGGTTCGCTCTGAATTCCTCCATCCAGAAAACTATTTGTTCCACTTTCTCGTCAACATCTTGACTTGTTTCTGGTAGACACAGTTTGTTAGGAAAAAGGCATGTAGCGTACTGTTTTTGAGAACAGAGCAAGCTCTGTTTTTTGGTAatgtataaattattttatttccaattttttttagtgaaggAATCGTCATAATCGATGAATTTTGTCTACTTACTATTATACtttatcatttatatatatatatatatatatacattgatgTTGTAcgtttgtaattaattaatacttaTATGTTCCATGATTTAGGATAGCAATTCATATTTACCTTTCAAATTTGAGTTATATCGAAATATGGACATAAGATTGTTtaggttaattttaattttacacatttaattaaataggttagaTTCTTTAACCCTAACtcactaattttatgttgaattaATGTCAAATTTGCTAGTCGTATAAAAAAGTTGCTACCCTTAATACCGCGTGTCGGATTTAAATTTTATCGAGATAcaagtataagattatataggttaactcttacccgatccatttaattaaacgggtcaaattcTTCAATTCTAAACAGTTAATTTTGTATCGAGATCGTGTCGATtacgggtcatgtcaaaaattgttaacCTTATTCATGATTAGAGTGATTATTTCTATtacctttttaaaaataataaataaataaaaatcctctgcatttgagtttattttttcatataccCCTTTTGCATTTGAgtttattatttctattaataatttaatatcttATTATGCTGTTTTTAAATCTCTGTGGTTTGCTCGTAtacttcttccttttttttttttaattatttttttttataattagaaaatGCCTAATTGGGCCTCAATAGTACCAGCCCACCGGAGATGTGACGAGTTTAGTGGACTCAGCCCACATTTCTTCTGTCCATTCCAAAATTAGTAAAAGGGTACCATCCTCTAAATTgagcttatttatttattttttctgtttgattTTAGCATAGTTTTATTCGAACTTAATAGGTAAGAgcttttttgtgtgtgtgatttttttttgtttatattttattattttgtattatatttaaaattatgattacTGAGAGaacttgttttttgaaattatgtttggatggtttagaaacCCTgcgataaaattaaaaaaaaaaattagaaaaacctgagtagaatttaaattctaaaaaaaataatgtaaacatatttatgaaaaataatacaatataataataaaaagaaagtgtcGCCCAAACATGCCCTAAGGTACTTACTCCCATCTATCCCTTGATTTGTAGCACATCATTTATCAAAGATCCCACGGTGATGATAAAGGTAATGCGTTAAGTGAATTTTCCTTAACAAACTAACGTCTGTTAAACCTttgataaaacaaaattaaagaaagtaaacgtaaacactctctctctctctctctctctctcacaaaacCCGAAGCTCAAAGAAGCATAACTTTTCTACCCCTTTCTATCCCCCTAATATCCCTTTCCCTACTGTCTACCTCTCTGTTCAAGACCAACAAACTCTCTTTCGAGAGGTAGAATAAAAGACCAAGATCACCGATGTGCACGAGCCGATGGACCCTGCCTCAGAACATCTCCAAGCCACGTAGACCTActtagggttcgtttgggtttgcgatttttaaaagtacgatttgaaaaatatgatttttaaaaacgcagttaagcgtttgataaaatcgctgtttagtctttaaaatcgcaaattagcttttaaaattcagtgttttcaaaaaataccATCTTACctgagatttgaaaaaacagattttctgcattttcaaatcgcaatttttaaaaacgcagttcccaaacaatttatgtgtctgcgatttgatttaaaatttcacttattatctacgaaattgcaatctcaaacacacTCTTACAAATGACACAGCTAGACCGGAGTCACTGCTGCTAGCTGAGGGCCACCATGATGTCATTGATGTGAGTAATTCAATAAGGAGGACTTAGAGAGTTCTCTTTGTATCCTCCCAAATGTcgtgtaacttttaaaatcactattaaatttgatcattattgaattttaatctaatagtaattttaaaaccaCATAAAATTTGGGAAGATACAATGAAGACTCtccttataacattactccCAAGACACACTATGGGGAACAAAGCTCATGAGAGAGTCGTAGGAGTAGGacttctattattttttaagaggcAAGGCATTGCGCAGCCACTCCCtctcctagcaatttttttttttttttttttttggttaaatacgTTTGACCCTCTtgtagtttaaaaactttattttttgtctaccGTGGTTTATTTCGTATTGTAGATGGTACCTCGTTTATGGATAAAGGCAGAAATGATACATCAGTCCAAAAATTAACAGAAGTCCACACCAACACCTCTAAGAacctaattaaaaaattaaaaattaaaaataataaaaacttcaaaaaataaaagctttaaaaaaattgaaaaaaaaaatgaggaatgaCTGAACCACCCCATACCCCGTCTGGAGGTGGTtcaggcccttgggggtggccgagcaaAATGGTGGTGGCCGAAACCACTCCCATGCCAAGAGCCTTagggtggctcgaccaccctAGACTGGCCGATATGAGGGTGGTCAAGCCACTTTTATGGCCTACGAGCTACTTCCAAGGGCCAAActctaaacatttttttttttttttgccttgtcAGGGTGGACAAATCATCTCCATAGGCCACGGAAGTTGCTTGGCCATCCGCAGGCCAAATGGGGATAGTTTCAgccaccccttccttttttttttggccaattttttaatgcttttaacGGAAAGTAGGTTATTTTCATTAGATCCCCCGGCCACCTTGACACTTGTCTCTCTCAACATGCATGCTTGGATGGAAAAGCTAAAGAGCACTGTGGTATCAATGAATAGTTTCTTCTACATTGGCTCAAATACAAATAGTTTCTGTGCATGCAACCCAAGTGCCCAACGAACAAGACAACAGGTAAATCGAGCTAGGGATTGTCACTACATCAAAGTGGACCGATCGGGTTGGCCCGTTGGCGTTGGGGAGGTATTGGGCATATCAGAAACGATTATTAGTTTGTTGCCAAAAAGtggaattaaataaattacaaggGTGGTGGGTTGCCTGCCTTTATTTAAGCGAAGGAATGTTTGGTGCGATTTGTGGTTGTGGCTCCCCACTTGAGTTAGAAGCTGCCTTTGAGGTTTGAGGCTTGAGGCTTGAGGAGGGTTTATTGACCATACAGACCATATCCTAACTCACCAAATCACTTCCACCTGCTCCTCCTCATAAATATTGTACttaaatatatacaatatatatatatatatatagagagagagagagagagagagagagcatggtTTTgactttttgccaaaaagtctgtttttatttagaaaggatcctctcaaattatttattcgaatttAGAAGAATTCGAAATAGATAAGCATGAGAAACCACTTATAGGATCTACTacctgactaaataaaaattaggttgtccaaccaaatatattaatatatttttttattattattgacaCGTGTCACATTTTTATTGGACATGCACGAAGTGATGTGATAATTTAACAGCTTTTGTCAAGTTAGTCGACGAAAATTGACTTCAGAAAATAATTTGACAATTTCGCCTACCACAGGGATCTCTcagttaatttttatatcatatgaagtaatttgtaaattaagttaaCCACGTGgaccaattttacatttttctctttttttttttttttttttttttaatgcttatgTAAGTTATGTGGTTTGCTTTAAGTGTTTAGTGTTTACTTGACTTAGTTCAGACTGTTCATTGAAAATGAAACGAAGGACTTGAAATATGGACTTTTTGCAGTCCTGGTTTGCTTAAAgtgagcaaaaaataaaaaacaatcaCCCTTTCCATGATTCTTGTGACAAGGCATTATATATTGTATGGCAACCAAACAAAGCTTAAAGCCTAGAATCAAGCCCAAAAACTCCCACTTTTTTCTCCACATGAACAACGGCTGGCTTTTTCTTTATAATCTATGCGATTAAGAAGACTTTGAAAAAGAATTACCCTTGGCGAccaagtaagaaaagaaagaataaatattttatgccaaTATCCTTAACAACCTTACATTTGTTCTCTTCTTCATGAACAACTGGCTTTTTCTTTATATTCTATTGGACTATAAGGCTATATcccaaaaacaaatatatttgcCAAccaagtaagaaaaaaaaaaattgaaaactttagCTCCAgctcccactctctctctctcccaaaagGCGAAAATCTATAGTTTTTCTATACGTAACATCATAAATTCCGTTGGAATAGGATcttatcaatttcaaatgaaatagatagtATTTACGAAtagttaaaatttaaagttaGTGCATTTAATGATGTATACGAAGTAAatgttaatacttttttttaaaaaaaaaaaattaaataattaataaagatTCATATACATTGTTAGatacaccaactttaaatcttgactaTAAAATTGATAATCTCTATTTCAAATTACATGGAGAGGATCTTTGTCCAAATCGGTTAGGGTTATGTTTGTTAACCTAAAAGCCTTATAGGCATAGAAGTAATGAACAGGACACCCAAAACGTTAACTAGGACATTAAATGCTTGAATTTAAAAAGTctttattgaaaattattgcGAAAATGTAAAGGTCTTAAACATAAGGGTTAAAGACATTTTTGGTACTTATGGTTtgaaaactttaatttttgaTACCTCAATTTCAATTCGCATCGCAGATGGTACTtaggttttgaaaaaagatggatatggtacctccgtccattttTTTGTCCAAAGTTTAACGGATTACCATGTGTCTACTCTCAGgtattgacacgtggcacaatgtaaaaaaacaaaaaataaaaattaataaaaaattaataaaaaattaaaaataataaaactttttaaaaaatattaaaaacttttttaaaaaaaaattacgctGTACAAACCTGTTTTCGTCAGCCTAAAATAGACGCGAAATtgtcaaaaagaaaagtataGGATTATTCTTTTAATCTTTGTTTGACAACAATCAAACCAGGCGGCTAACGGAGGAATCAATagaaaagattaaaattattgcatttttttttttttaatgatgatgTAATTCATGAATTAATTTGTCTTCTTAAATGAGGACAACTATAAAATGATTACCGTTAAAACAGCGTCGTAGTGGGCAGTTGAAAAAAAAGCGGTGACATCTCAGAAAATCGTTGACAGAATGTTCGATCTTTTGTAATTAAATCTGATTAATTatgaccttttcttttttttggtgctAAAATTGAAGCTAAAATGAGTTATTGCGATTTTTCTCATAATTATGTTTAAGGGGATGTTGAAACCCTTCATGTCATTTCGAACATTCGCTTATCCTGCAtgtacttcaaaaaaaaaaaaaaaaaaaaaaaaaaaaaaaaaaaaaaaaaaaaccaatttgtGTCAGAATAAAAAATTGACTGCTTACTGAGTGTTGATAATCAGAATAAAACATTGTTTCCACATTGATTTGGTTCAATAGGcggtaaaaattttattttatcagtTAACCAAACCAAACTGAATTGTTATCACCTGTTAAGCCCAAATATATGTCCAATAACACTTgtttaattagtaaaaaataaataaatttctggcCCATAAAATATATTTGGCTCAATATAAAAAACTCTCAGACACTAACATTTAACTGACTTCACCAAGTACTTAACCAAAAtagtcaaaatttatttttgtcgATATGAAGTCAATTAATTAATCGACTTAAACGACTTTTTCAATTTAGTAAGCAAAAATACCCTTACCATCACTGATTTAACCGATATCCCACATTACATCTTTTGTCTATCTCTTTCtcaaattcattatttttaatggtgaatttgaaaatgaatatAGATGAAGATGGTCAAGATGAAAAAAATAgcgtttttatctttttctgttATTAGACTGTctaaattttatagaaattcAAACAGTAAAAAGGAGGAGTGTTGTGGGAGGCTTATCAATCCAGAGCTACTTACAATGTGGAGCCCACCTATTCTAAAATCCACCTATCTCTCTCTTTGAACTTgtccaaaattttataaaattttggtcATTTTGTGGAACGTATCAAATTAGGTTTAGGCTCCACGAGGACTTCCAATGTTGTACATGTCAAAAGGAAAGTCAATCTAACTGTACATGGTTTAGTTTGGAAGGCTATCACTTATATCGTAGATTTTACATGAATGAAAGAGATTCCTAATCTAATTTACGATATTGTTGTAAGAAAGTACTTAATATCAGATTGTTTTGTCATGCTTGTCGTGAAAGTCAAGACCATCTTTTTTTTTCGATCAATGCGGATTTAGTTTGAAGATATGGAGGACTCTGATGTCTGCGTACCTCTTTACTGACATTCCATCTGAATGGAAGAAGCTAGGTTATGACTTGGAGCATTGTTATACTCAGGGGGGAAGGTTTACATGCTAGTCTTGGTAAACTTTGTTTAGGTGCATGCATTTATCATCTTTAGCAACAAAGAAATGCTTTGGTGCACAACAGCAATTTGAGAATTGAGGAGGCTATAGTTAAACAGATTACATGGGAAGTTTGTACTCGAATCCTTAGCTTCCTAAGGGATCTTTTAAGAAACTAGATAAATGTATAGAGCTTGTAATTAGTTAGAATTTACAGAAGTTGTTGGTATATGTTTGTTGTTTTCCTGTAGTAATGACTGTATAGGTCACTCTGGATAGTGTCTTCTGCTTGAGGTTTTTGGGCTAGTGTTTACTAGCGTGTGTAGTTGGTTGAGctcttataaattttttgattcatcaaaaaagaaaaaaaaaaagaaaaaaagaaaaaaaaaaagtacttaatATTTCTGTTCTTGATTTCAGTTTTTCTGAAAATTATAAAGAtgagaatttttgttaaaaaataaaaaacaaagaattctGGATgccaatgaaataaaattttcatttgacAGCTGGCCGTGAGAAAGAAACGTAACCTCCCAATTGTTTTTACGCATTTGGGAGGACGTGGACGTTGTTGCACAATGGAGAATTTCCGTGCAGGCCCGCTAAGTTAGGTCAGCTTTGAACGGGTAACTACACATATGATATTATATTCTTTATCTTCACGAGgtaatgaaaattttattttatttttcatcattttctttttctaatttgtgGTAATTAAAGTAATTATGTTGTGAAGCCAAATGGgcgaaaaagattaaaaaaaaataaagataagaaCTCTCACGTACGGTGGAAGAACGTATAAAGATTATCTATACTGGAATGAATGATTATCTGGATTCGTTAGAAACTGGACGGGCatacttaaaaattaaatgaataaaccTTTAGTTAAAATTTTCTCGAGGAGATCCTCCGGAATGAATTTAGTTTCTCAGTCGAGagttaaaaacataaatttgcCTCTACCAGATATTTGAAGAGGCATTAATTCTGGGCATGTACGTTTCCGgccatatttatttttgttaattaatcATCGATTACGTAAAAAGCTTAAGATAATATGAATGGGTGAAATCACGTCCCTAATTAAGATAATgcatttatgctccgtttgtttcggcgtaaaatgatttctggaaaatgatttcggcattttccggtgtttggtaggggcgaaaataatagtcaaccggaaaatgatttctgtttgaccaaaaatgcttagtaaatttcggaaaatgatttacgctttttaaaagcgtaaatcattttccgaagacgccagacgcaatcgatctattttaaacggcacagtcgaccttcacgttcaagcaaccgaccaccatcgaaatattgccggtatcggaatccaacatccgttaatgtcgccggaatctggcgacggaatccggccaccttcgccggaatccggtcagccagattccggcggccaatctgaccggaatccggccatctgacctgatctggccagaccggccggattccggccatctgaccggatctggccagaaaggccggattccggccatctggccggatctggccagagagccggattccggccggccctggccagggaggccggttcccggccggctctggccagaacggccagctggccggccggatctggccagatccggccttttgtgccggaatccggcgaaactgccggaatccggccactttcgccggaatccggctatctCATATttcgacgaaactgtccggattccggcctttatctcgaattctagttatattagccggaatcaggtgAAAATAGTCAAAATTTAGTTGGTCAGTGACgaaatctcgtcatcgatgatttttatattattttacattaatatttttatgttgtaaataaaaattgatttttataacttaatatgattgaataaaaatataaaaaaatatttgcgattttccgtacgcgccaaacaccggaaaatgctttcgacggaaaatggtttcctgaaaaatgacttccctgaaaccattttacgacggaaaccattttacgtcgaaacaaacggagcattaatcatCGTCTCTGATCACCGCACTATTAAATCTTCTGCTTCTTAATTAGCTTCTGTTCAAGAATATATAGATTATTGTGTTTATGGTTGTTTCAAAAtcgaattaatatatattttttatatatatataagtttctTTATGGGTTAGGACTTATATTAGGAGTATGTCTCAGTACGTAGGCTCAGTTTTAGGCCTTGATGTTGAAATTTTGGGAAATTAAAATAGTcgataatttcaagatttgtaGTGGAATTATTTTTGTACATCCGATGAATTGCGCAATATGTGCGAATAATTTATCATTTATGATTTTAGTGTGTATAGGCTATGAGTCggtgaattaaaataaaaaagtctaaaaacaaacacatattgtttaaaacatatcTTCAAAAGATGctgaaaaacattaaaataggCTTAAAAGGCGAGAGGCTCAAAAGACCTAAATAAGTCCAAAATATGCAACTAAAttcggggtttttttttttccttacaagGTTTATTATAAGGTCAtgcttttcaaaaattttctacatttttactatttttttcccaatttgTTTTTTGGAACATTAGcaaaattttaagattttaaatataaattttaaattatttaaaatgacAGGGAGGTGAAAGCTGCCAAAATAGGGTTTTTACTTTCTACTTTCTAGAAGGTTTTATcccattttaaaaatttgagaatctattgaattttaacaaataaaataagaatttctggattttttttttttttttttttttttaagatttagaTAAAATTTCTGGATTGTTTTAAAAGGCGGTGGCGTGTGCTATAAATACAGAATACAAGAGAGTTTCATCAGTTTTTTTGCGCGACTGCGGTGGCTAGGGTTTCTGCCGAGAGGGAGAGATCAGAGATGAGTAAGGTGGTGGAggggaagaaggagaagaaaggaCGGCCGTCTCCTTCATATGTCCGAACACGCACTCTCGAAGAAGGAAAGCGAAACCACAAATCTGCCCCTCATTCCGCTTCTAATTACCCAACCGTCGCTGTTCCTATCCCCGCCTCGGGTCCTGCTCCTCTGCGGCGATCCCCGCGCCTGAATACTATCCCCGACGCCGACGAGAGCGACGAGAGCGAGGCCGACAATAGCGACGACGAGATCCGCCACGACGAGCCCGTGTGCAGAACTGGAAGCATGACCGACGCCCAAATGGTCCGCTACCTGGAACAAGTTTATAAGAGTGATGGCTTTGATGTTGACCCCATGCCTGACGTCAGAGGTTTTGGTTTAATTCAACCAGTCGATCTGAGCAATAAGTATGAATACAGCAGTTGCGAAAAAATTTCGCAGCGCGCAATCGACGAATACAACAGGCGCAAACAACGAAGAGGTTCTTTAAAGGTTggtgttcttttcttttcattttttttttttttattgaatttttttttaaaaaaataatctgtTGTTGCTTCTTTTTCTGCGACAGTAATTAATTACTTGTTTATGTTGACTTTTGTGTGTAGTCTGAAACTCCTCAACTGAAGTTTGTGAGGGTTTTGAAAGCAATGGCTCAATCTTGCGATTTAGTCAGGTATTATGTAACCTTTGAGGCCGAGATTCTTGGTTGTGGAGGAAGCCAGGGTAAGATCTATCGAGCCTTGGTGCGTTGGAGTAGACCCCCCATAGATGATGTTAATTTCTCCGTGTTGTCTATGAGGGAGTATAAGAAAGATGGACCGGATCAAGTTATTGGTATTCACTCTCTTAGTGAACTGGATGCGCGTTTGGATGCTGCTTCTATGACATCTCGCCTGGCAATCCTCTACTTCTGTGAAACTCATCGATGCCGTTTCATTTCTCCTCTCTACACAAGCTTATCCGGGAAGTATCCGACAGTTGTTTTCTTGAAAGTTGACATAGCTGAGGCGTCGGACGTGGCTGCTCGCTGGAATATTCGTAGTGCtccctactttttctttttaaaaaatggcgAGGTGGTGGACAAGGTTGTTGGAGTACTAGGCGCAAATAAACTTGAAAGGAAGATTGCACAGCACTCATGCACGCAAGGTCGCAAGCAAGCAAGCTGGAAGTGAGCTAATTAAATCTTGATTAGTATATGAATTCTAGTGTACGTTTCTTGCTCCTCCTGCCTTGTTTGTTTGATTCTGTCTGCTATGTTCTTACTTCAATTATAGCTGTACGTAATAAGTTTGCTTATGTTTGCCATGACTAATGTGTTTGGggatatatatttttggtgtttttagttCTTTATTTGTGTTTGtcttgaaaacagaaaacaaaaatacatacaacctagctagctagcctaatatatatGGTTGCTCGATCTgtattcaaaaagtagtggatactatatttatatatatattgacatccCATGATTCCTGCAAAAATATATACTAAACACACTAGTACTAGTAATTATATTGTTGTGGCGAACTGTGGTTGGCTATGGAGTGTGAATAATTTGGAGTTCGATCAGCTTACctctttcttatatat carries:
- the LOC133863917 gene encoding uncharacterized protein LOC133863917; the encoded protein is MSKVVEGKKEKKGRPSPSYVRTRTLEEGKRNHKSAPHSASNYPTVAVPIPASGPAPLRRSPRLNTIPDADESDESEADNSDDEIRHDEPVCRTGSMTDAQMVRYLEQVYKSDGFDVDPMPDVRGFGLIQPVDLSNKYEYSSCEKISQRAIDEYNRRKQRRGSLKSETPQLKFVRVLKAMAQSCDLVRYYVTFEAEILGCGGSQGKIYRALVRWSRPPIDDVNFSVLSMREYKKDGPDQVIGIHSLSELDARLDAASMTSRLAILYFCETHRCRFISPLYTSLSGKYPTVVFLKVDIAEASDVAARWNIRSAPYFFFLKNGEVVDKVVGVLGANKLERKIAQHSCTQGRKQASWKQTSRMRKFSAMTCIWRV